A genomic stretch from Pseudomonadota bacterium includes:
- a CDS encoding endonuclease domain-containing protein has translation MKITYNPKLKALSRELRKQGVLSEVLLWAKLKSRKMQGYLFTRQKPIGDYIVDFYCSKLELVIGIDGESHDRKFLYDKKPQQALEAEGLTVLRFNDNDVKKDIESVLMAIEGWIETSMKKGQPPGPLC, from the coding sequence AATTAAAAGCTCTGTCACGAGAACTAAGAAAACAAGGCGTTTTATCGGAAGTTCTACTATGGGCAAAATTGAAAAGCAGAAAGATGCAAGGTTATCTATTTACGAGGCAAAAGCCTATCGGGGATTACATCGTTGATTTTTATTGCAGTAAACTGGAACTGGTAATTGGAATTGATGGAGAAAGTCATGATAGAAAATTTCTGTACGATAAGAAGCCGCAACAGGCATTGGAGGCTGAGGGTTTAACTGTTTTAAGGTTCAATGATAATGATGTAAAAAAAGATATAGAAAGTGTTTTAATGGCAATCGAAGGGTGGATTGAAACGAGTATGAAGAAGGGACAACCCCCTGGCCCCCTTTGTTAA